In a genomic window of Octopus sinensis linkage group LG16, ASM634580v1, whole genome shotgun sequence:
- the LOC115220494 gene encoding outer dense fiber protein 3-B-like, which yields MTTFAPTKPRRPVYASYTNPGPYYKMNPLLGDKGHDKNSLFPKRPAYYIGLRTQRRMITDTPGPCYLLDNPLVYRDGMKSTPKYSIKSRRDDHNVDKTPAPGDYDVIKCTLSGAVYPSQPRCIFGKSSFRRVPDDTPAPNAYTLPPVLTHTVDASKIQAPIYSMRAKFVFGHPYEDFSETPGPAAYKAANLDMINKKAPGFTMRPWTSLPTDNTNKPGPGAHRNEIVWDSKKKTAPSFTFGIHHSQYLTPLMDQCIDLA from the coding sequence ATGACCACGTTTGCTCCGACTAAACCACGGAGACCCGTGTATGCAAGTTACACAAATCCGGGTCCTTATTATAAAATGAACCCTTTGCTGGGGGACAAGGGCCATGACAAAAACAGTCTCTTTCCAAAGAGACCTGCTTATTATATTGGTTTAAGAACACAGCGACGAATGATCACAGATACACCAGGCCCTTGTTATTTGTTAGACAATCCGTTAGTATACCGTGATGGCATGAAAAGTACCCCAAAGTACTCAATTAAAAGCCGGAGAGACGACCACAACGTAGACAAAACTCCAGCCCCTGGTGACTACGATGTGATAAAGTGTACCCTGTCAGGTGCTGTGTACCCCAGCCAACCAAGGTGCATCTTTGGAAAATCTTCATTTAGACGTGTTCCTGATGATACGCCAGCGCCTAACGCATATACCCTACCCCCAGTATTGACACACACTGTCGACGCCAGTAAAATCCAAGCACCAATCTATTCCATGCGAGCTAAGTTTGTTTTTGGCCATCCTTATGAAGACTTTTCAGAGACGCCTGGTCCTGCCGCTTACAAAGCAGCCAATCTTGATATGATCAACAAGAAAGCCCCTGGATTCACCATGCGACCATGGACCAGTCTTCCTACAGATAATACCAATAAACCAGGACCAGGAGCTCACAGGAATGAAATTGTCTGGGATAGCAAAAAGAAGACAGCCCCTTCTTTCACTTTTGGCATTCATCATTCACAGTATCTCACTCCGCTTATGGATCAATGTATTGATTTAGCATGA
- the LOC115220395 gene encoding protein canopy homolog 2 produces the protein MQYSPSRLLWPVSIFLSLLLLLFLSAVEAKSNIEEMKCAVCRVLVGETNYRINLVDPKKKVQVGSFRVDPDGNQNTHEVPYGRSELHLVEIMENLCESTKHYAETTNKLGKKSLIRTMTYNGEAVSLDDFKVNSELSEKLKYMCDNILEEYEEKMIELFRRLDIKDHGTRLCRDVMRVCTSDDMEIEMPKAPLKKDVVEAAEAKRKASSEESDEDDKSDEETDDEDDNDDDDDDDDDKNKDKKKNEEL, from the exons ATGCAGTACTCACCCTCAAGGTTGCTATGGCCAGTGTCCATCTTCTTGTCTCTGCTACTACTTCTATTTCTCTCGGCGGTTGAGGCAAAGTCCAACATTGAAGAAATGAAATGTGCAG tTTGCCGAGTTCTTGTAGGAGAAACAAATTATAGAATAAATCTTGTAGACCCAAAGAAAAAAGTTCAAGTTGGAAGTTTTCGTGTCGACCCAGATGGTAATCAAAATACACACGAG GTTCCGTATGGAAGATCCGAGCTTCATTTAGTAGAGATTATGGAAAATTTGTGTGAATCTACGAAACATTATGCTGAGACTACAAACAAACTGGGAAAGAAGAGCTTAATTCGGACGATGACGTACAATGGGGAAGCTGTGTCACTTGATGACTTCAAAGTAAATTCTGAACTCTCAGAGAAACTAAAATATATG tgTGACAACATCCTGGAGGAATATGAAGAGAAAATGATTGAATTATTCCGAAGACTTGACATCAAAGACCATGGCACCAGGTTGTGTCGGGATGTGATGC GTGTGTGTACATCTGATGACATGGAGATTGAAATGCCAAAAGCCCCGCTCAAGAAAGATGTAGTAGAGGCGGCAGAAGCCAAGAGAAAAGCCAGCAGTGAGGAATCAGATGAAGATGATAAAAGTGATGAAGAAactgatgacgaagatgataatgatgacgacgatgatgatgatgatgacaaaaacaaagacaagaagaaaaatgaagaattatAA